The following is a genomic window from Amycolatopsis sp. BJA-103.
CCCGGAACTGCAGGAAGTCCGGCCACGGCCCGGGGTCGTAGTCGATGTTGCGCAGCAGCACCTTCTTGCCCGCGAGCGCGCGGAAGTCGATCAGGACGTCGGCCCGTTCGGACGCCGCCAGGCTGAAGCCGCCCGCGACGTCCACCGGCGCGCCGAGCAGTCCCGCGTCGGAGCCGATCACGAAGATCGTGTTGGGCGGTAAGGGTTTCCCGTCTTCCGTCACCGCCTGCACCACGTACGGCCGGGTGTTGGACGCGTTGGCCATGCGGAAGCGGTACCAGTCCGGCTCCACGTCCTTGAACGGCCAGATCGCCCCGTTCACCAGCGTGTACGGCCCGGCGAACGAGCGCACCTGCCGCAGCGGGTCCGTGCTCATCACCGTGGTCTTGTGCAGCATCGTGCCGGTGAGGCGGTTCTTGTCGTCGGTGTCGAAGTTCCGGTCGCAGATCAGCAGCGGCACTTCGCGGTCCCCGGACGGCAGGCGCAGCGACGCCTCTTCGTCGTCACGGAGGATGTACATCCCGAGCAGGCCGGACATCACGTTCCAGCGCGTGATGTGCATGGCGTGGTCGTGGTACCAGAGCGTGGTCGCGGGCTGGTCGTTGCGGTACTCCACCAGCTGGCTGCGCCCGGCGAGGACCGCGTCCTCCGCCCAGCCGTCGCTTCCGCCGTCACTGAAGTGGCCGTGCAGGTGGACCGACGTCCAGCCGGGCAGCGCGGCGACGTCGGCCCGCGGCGCGACCCCTTCACGGCCGGGAACGTCCCACTGGTAAGGATCGGCGTTCTCGTCGAACAGGATCTCCACCACCGGCAACGGATACGGACCGGTGAGCTCGTTGGTCCAGGTGACCCGCAACGGTTTCCCGCGCCGGGCTTCGATGATCGGGCCGGGGAACCGGCCGTCGAAGCCCCAGATCTTCGTGGGCGGGAGCTGCGAGTGCAGCCGGACGAAATTGGGCCGCATGCGGATCGTCAGGTTGTCGACGCCGCCGAACCGGTCGCCCCTCGCCGTCGCCATGGTGGGCAGCGGATCCCGGAACGGCGTCAACTGGGTGACCGTGCCCCGGAACGGCGTCCCCGGCCGCGGCGTCGTGGCGGCCACCGGGCGCACCTGACCGGCCTGGCCGACCGGATCGCCCTGAGCCCGGGGCCGGGCGTAGGTGCGGGGATCGATCGTGACCGGGCCGCGTTCACGGCCGGGCATGGACTGGA
Proteins encoded in this region:
- a CDS encoding multicopper oxidase family protein; this translates as MSDGEGVDRRGFLLKAGFAGALALGIGSATIQSMPGRERGPVTIDPRTYARPRAQGDPVGQAGQVRPVAATTPRPGTPFRGTVTQLTPFRDPLPTMATARGDRFGGVDNLTIRMRPNFVRLHSQLPPTKIWGFDGRFPGPIIEARRGKPLRVTWTNELTGPYPLPVVEILFDENADPYQWDVPGREGVAPRADVAALPGWTSVHLHGHFSDGGSDGWAEDAVLAGRSQLVEYRNDQPATTLWYHDHAMHITRWNVMSGLLGMYILRDDEEASLRLPSGDREVPLLICDRNFDTDDKNRLTGTMLHKTTVMSTDPLRQVRSFAGPYTLVNGAIWPFKDVEPDWYRFRMANASNTRPYVVQAVTEDGKPLPPNTIFVIGSDAGLLGAPVDVAGGFSLAASERADVLIDFRALAGKKVLLRNIDYDPGPWPDFLQFRVAQRGRQSGFRLPRTLARSFTRVTEKQPVEAERMVMLTPVGVSHARLWEMQKIEAPPGPFPIDGIVQLKEQDGSVTTWKRMAYQWTDPTQYTVKAGSWERWRFVNLDWSGWPHPMHIHVCAFQPVKRGFYNIDGFQFIDLPGGGIGGGTTTPVFWERSEPVAPDQAGWKDVVNVAAGESVDVVAKFADVTGKFVYHCHMLEHEDMSMMRPFLVQPKEVIAIAKSMAHELPPTAGGGHGH